From Woronichinia naegeliana WA131, the proteins below share one genomic window:
- the mnmA gene encoding tRNA 2-thiouridine(34) synthase MnmA: MVKKVVVGLSGGVDSSVAAAVLHRQGYEVVGVTLWLMKGKGQCCSEGMVDAASICEQLGIPHQIVDTRDLFQTQIVDYLVSGYGEGITPLPCSQCNKAVKFGPMLSYARETLGIDKIATGHYARLTYDQASQRYQLLRAVDRQKDQSYFLYDLEQSILAATLFPLGNQTKTETRQIATELGLTTAEKRDSQDLCLIEAHGSMRDFLDKYITPKTGEIVDRAGKVLGNHQGIQHYTIGQRKGLGIAAPEPLYVIELDPVMNRVVVGDRASAGSLDCYVSRLNWVSIPEPTTPLRCQVQVRYRSAPVAVNVIPLSGDRLKLSFDEPQFGITPGQAAVLYNGDLLLGGGIILREEENHS, encoded by the coding sequence ATGGTTAAAAAAGTGGTGGTGGGCCTCTCCGGTGGGGTCGATAGTTCCGTTGCAGCGGCAGTTCTTCATCGTCAAGGTTATGAGGTTGTTGGTGTTACCCTCTGGTTAATGAAGGGCAAAGGACAATGTTGTTCTGAAGGCATGGTAGATGCGGCCTCAATTTGCGAACAATTGGGCATTCCCCATCAAATTGTCGATACCCGTGATCTTTTTCAAACTCAGATTGTGGACTATTTGGTGTCTGGTTACGGGGAAGGAATCACGCCTTTACCTTGTTCTCAGTGCAATAAAGCGGTTAAATTTGGGCCGATGTTGTCCTATGCTAGGGAAACATTGGGGATCGACAAGATTGCCACGGGCCATTATGCCCGTTTAACCTATGATCAGGCTTCTCAACGTTATCAATTGCTGCGAGCCGTAGATCGGCAAAAGGATCAGTCCTATTTTCTCTACGATTTAGAGCAATCTATTTTGGCTGCCACCCTATTTCCCCTAGGCAACCAGACCAAAACGGAAACACGACAAATTGCCACCGAATTGGGTTTAACGACGGCGGAAAAGCGGGACAGTCAAGATCTCTGTTTGATTGAAGCGCATGGGTCAATGCGAGATTTTTTGGATAAGTATATTACGCCTAAAACAGGGGAAATTGTGGATCGCGCTGGAAAAGTTTTGGGCAACCATCAAGGCATCCAGCATTATACGATTGGTCAACGGAAGGGACTCGGCATTGCGGCTCCAGAACCGCTCTATGTAATTGAACTCGATCCGGTTATGAATCGTGTCGTGGTTGGCGATCGCGCCAGTGCAGGCAGTTTAGATTGTTATGTTAGTCGTCTTAATTGGGTTTCGATTCCTGAACCGACGACTCCCCTACGCTGTCAAGTTCAGGTGCGCTATCGTTCGGCTCCCGTCGCTGTTAATGTGATTCCCCTGTCAGGCGATCGCCTCAAACTGAGTTTTGATGAACCTCAATTTGGCATTACCCCTGGTCAAGCGGCTGTTCTATACAATGGCGACCTATTGCTCGGTGGCGGTATTATCCTTCGAGAAGAAGAAAACCATTCTTGA